A stretch of the bacterium genome encodes the following:
- the rnc gene encoding ribonuclease III, producing the protein MDSSKLEKEIGVEFKNKNLLKEALTHRSYLNENPSWGQHNERMEFLGDSVLELITSDFLYKKYPGRNEGDLTVLRAALINYQMLAQVAREIDLENYILLSKGEAKDTGKGREAILADAFEALLAAIYLDRGYEIAEGFILKFLLPHLEEIEKKQLYRDPKSFLQEMIQEQSKVTPTYQVLEESGPDHQKIFRVGVYVNEKLIAEGKGLSKQEAEVNAAGQALSSL; encoded by the coding sequence ATGGATTCTTCAAAATTAGAAAAAGAAATAGGAGTTGAGTTTAAAAATAAAAATTTACTCAAAGAGGCATTAACCCATCGCTCCTATCTTAATGAAAATCCCAGTTGGGGACAGCACAATGAACGGATGGAATTTTTGGGCGATTCGGTTTTGGAATTAATCACTTCAGATTTTCTTTACAAAAAATATCCCGGCCGGAACGAAGGGGATCTTACTGTTTTACGGGCCGCTTTGATAAATTATCAGATGCTGGCTCAGGTGGCCCGGGAAATTGATTTGGAAAATTACATTCTTCTTTCAAAAGGCGAAGCCAAGGACACGGGCAAGGGCCGGGAGGCGATTTTGGCTGACGCTTTTGAAGCGCTTCTGGCGGCTATTTATTTGGACCGGGGGTATGAAATCGCCGAAGGTTTTATTCTTAAGTTTTTATTGCCTCATCTTGAGGAAATTGAGAAAAAACAGCTTTACCGAGACCCCAAAAGTTTTCTTCAGGAAATGATTCAGGAACAATCCAAGGTAACTCCGACTTATCAGGTTTTAGAAGAAAGCGGGCCGGATCATCAGAAGATTTTTCGGGTCGGGGTTTACGTCAACGAGAAATTAATTGCCGAGGGCAAGGGTTTATCTAAGCAGGAAGCGGAGGTTAATGCCGCCGGCCAGGCGTTATCCTCGCTGTAG
- a CDS encoding GtrA family protein, which yields MKKDLLLVSLIGFFAGWLILPVAANLGIKISPALILFSVFGFSVLAPIILAVIFYFSRFWPGLRQFGKFCAVGVLNTFLGFSVLNLLMHFTGITRGLFYSLFLVAAFFVSATNSYFWNKFWSFQSRTAASPSEFSRFLFFTFIGLLINNTVASFLNNVIGPLGGISPIIWANISAVVAIAFSFLWNFFSYRFLIFKKPQAQIKQ from the coding sequence ATGAAAAAAGATCTTCTTCTCGTTAGTTTAATAGGTTTTTTCGCGGGCTGGCTGATTTTGCCGGTCGCCGCCAATCTTGGAATAAAAATCAGTCCCGCGCTGATTTTATTTTCAGTTTTCGGCTTTTCCGTTTTAGCCCCCATAATTTTGGCTGTTATTTTTTACTTCAGCCGGTTTTGGCCGGGCCTGCGTCAGTTCGGGAAATTTTGCGCGGTGGGCGTTCTCAATACCTTTTTGGGGTTCAGCGTTTTGAATTTATTGATGCATTTTACGGGCATCACCCGGGGTCTTTTCTATAGTTTGTTCCTGGTGGCAGCTTTTTTTGTGTCTGCCACCAACAGCTATTTCTGGAATAAATTCTGGTCTTTCCAGAGCCGGACCGCGGCCAGTCCGTCTGAGTTTTCCCGTTTTCTTTTCTTTACCTTTATCGGTCTTTTAATAAATAATACCGTTGCTTCTTTTTTGAATAACGTGATAGGGCCGTTAGGCGGTATCAGTCCTATTATCTGGGCTAATATTTCAGCAGTCGTGGCAATCGCTTTTTCTTTTCTGTGGAATTTTTTCAGCTACCGTTTCCTGATTTTTAAGAAGCCCCAAGCTCAAATTAAACAATAA